In Methanothermus fervidus DSM 2088, a single genomic region encodes these proteins:
- a CDS encoding Protein of unknown function DUF2097 (COGs: COG4013 conserved hypothetical protein~InterPro IPR019208~KEGG: mth:MTH1568 hypothetical protein~PFAM: Protein of unknown function DUF2097~SPTR: O27610 Putative uncharacterized protein~PFAM: Uncharacterized protein conserved in archaea (DUF2097)), with amino-acid sequence MKKIEKQATCSEICDYIRDNVKEGDIVRISIGMAYIPGEVILNNDCVLHIKLESKMFSDLTTTVDVEKFKEELIELEHETEDGIYVFEAIED; translated from the coding sequence ATGAAAAAAATTGAAAAACAAGCAACATGTAGTGAGATATGTGACTACATTAGAGACAATGTAAAGGAAGGAGACATTGTCAGAATTTCTATTGGCATGGCATATATACCTGGAGAGGTTATATTAAACAATGATTGTGTTCTTCATATCAAACTTGAGAGTAAAATGTTTAGTGACTTGACAACTACAGTAGATGTAGAAAAATTCAAAGAAGAATTAATAGAACTTGAGCATGAAACTGAAGATGGAATATATGTTTTTGAGGCCATTGAAGATTAA